The proteins below come from a single Synechococcus sp. WH 8101 genomic window:
- a CDS encoding AbrB/MazE/SpoVT family DNA-binding domain-containing protein, with translation MGTEVTLRQAGGSLSATIPAEMARRFHLSPGDRIQAIETEQGILLSPFDPAVEEALALASAAARQFQPALRELAR, from the coding sequence ATGGGAACAGAAGTCACCTTGCGGCAGGCCGGCGGATCGTTAAGTGCCACGATCCCAGCGGAGATGGCGCGCCGCTTTCATCTGTCTCCCGGTGACCGGATTCAGGCGATCGAAACGGAACAAGGAATTTTGCTGTCGCCCTTCGATCCCGCCGTGGAGGAGGCCCTAGCACTCGCCAGCGCAGCAGCACGACAATTCCAGCCCGCCCTACGAGAGCTGGCCCGTTGA
- a CDS encoding cobyric acid synthase, producing the protein MTVPPPLMVLGTSSGAGKSLMTTALCRVLRRRGETPLPFKGQNMSNNAWVDQAGGEMAYSQALQAWAAGLEPQCAMNPVLLKPQGDSTSEVIHLGQSVGSCRAEHYYRDWFRPGWAAIRSGLSELQAAHPGGRLVLEGAGSPVEVNLQPRDLTNLRLAQYLRARCILVADIERGGVFAQLVGTLALLRPVERPLIRGLLINRFRGRRELFDEGRRWLEANTGIPVLGVMPWLDELFPPEDSLDLLERRGRKRGAELEIAVLKLPSLSNFSDLDPLEAEPSVQLRWVAPGEELGNPDAVVVPGSKQTLRDLEALRSSGLGKHVHTYAAAGGAVFGICGGMQLLGRELLDPQGLEGGNNGAGSAPGLNLLPLRTVFGGSKALRQRSSTALWPTHSDTTSAAEGIQLEGFELHRGSTTALEPCQTLCAEAELGWVRGSVAGTYLHGVFESGPWRRRWLNQLRTRKGLPWLSEQQPHHSRQREALLDRLADAFEQHVNLEPLLKP; encoded by the coding sequence ATGACTGTCCCTCCCCCCCTGATGGTTCTGGGCACCAGCAGCGGTGCCGGCAAGTCGTTGATGACGACCGCGCTCTGCCGGGTGCTGCGGCGCCGTGGTGAAACGCCCCTGCCCTTCAAGGGGCAGAACATGAGCAACAACGCCTGGGTGGATCAGGCCGGCGGCGAGATGGCCTACTCCCAGGCCCTGCAGGCCTGGGCGGCGGGGCTGGAACCCCAGTGCGCCATGAACCCGGTGCTGCTCAAGCCCCAGGGCGACAGCACCAGCGAGGTGATCCACCTGGGCCAATCGGTGGGCAGCTGCCGCGCCGAGCACTACTACCGCGACTGGTTCCGTCCCGGCTGGGCGGCGATCCGCAGCGGCTTAAGCGAGCTGCAGGCGGCGCACCCTGGCGGGCGACTGGTGCTGGAGGGGGCCGGCAGCCCGGTTGAGGTGAACCTGCAACCGCGCGACCTCACCAACCTGCGCCTGGCCCAATACCTACGCGCCCGCTGCATCCTGGTGGCCGACATTGAACGCGGCGGTGTGTTCGCCCAGCTGGTGGGCACCCTGGCGCTGCTGCGGCCGGTGGAGCGTCCGCTGATCCGGGGCCTTTTGATCAATCGCTTCCGCGGCCGGCGCGAACTCTTCGATGAAGGTCGCCGCTGGCTGGAAGCCAACACCGGCATTCCGGTGCTGGGGGTGATGCCCTGGCTCGATGAGCTGTTCCCGCCAGAAGACTCGCTTGATCTGTTGGAGCGCCGGGGCCGCAAACGCGGCGCCGAACTGGAGATCGCGGTGCTCAAGCTGCCCTCCCTCAGCAACTTCTCCGATCTCGATCCGCTCGAAGCCGAACCAAGCGTGCAGTTGCGCTGGGTAGCCCCCGGCGAGGAGCTGGGGAACCCCGATGCCGTGGTGGTGCCTGGCAGCAAGCAGACCCTGCGCGACTTGGAAGCCCTGCGGAGCAGCGGCTTGGGCAAGCATGTGCACACCTACGCGGCAGCAGGAGGTGCGGTGTTTGGGATCTGCGGAGGCATGCAGCTGCTCGGCCGGGAGCTCCTCGATCCGCAGGGGCTGGAGGGTGGCAACAACGGGGCGGGCAGCGCGCCAGGACTCAACCTGCTGCCCCTGCGCACCGTGTTTGGCGGCAGCAAAGCACTGCGCCAGCGCAGCAGCACGGCGCTCTGGCCCACGCACAGCGACACCACCTCAGCTGCCGAGGGCATCCAACTGGAAGGCTTCGAGCTGCACCGCGGCAGCACCACCGCCCTGGAACCCTGCCAAACGCTGTGCGCTGAAGCGGAGCTGGGCTGGGTGCGGGGCTCAGTGGCAGGCACCTATCTGCACGGTGTATTTGAGAGCGGCCCCTGGCGCCGGCGTTGGCTCAACCAGCTGCGGACGCGCAAAGGGTTGCCATGGCTGAGCGAACAGCAACCCCACCACAGCCGTCAGCGCGAAGCCCTGCTTGATCGCCTCGCCGATGCCTTCGAGCAACACGTGAACCTGGAGCCGTTGCTGAAGCCATGA
- a CDS encoding Npun_F0494 family protein produces MITTSSSLLSQRALQRARQAMACLPFTREFYQVLEEEALSSTGLVARPDWGELCCQPLAASRIEDDFIWLIQLGVLRREVDGQGLTERVRLTPMGRECLSCWTGAIPRASLPQRLHHWLRRYRPRL; encoded by the coding sequence GTGATCACCACCTCCTCCTCCCTGCTCAGCCAGCGCGCGCTGCAACGGGCTCGGCAAGCGATGGCCTGTTTGCCCTTCACACGGGAGTTTTATCAGGTCCTCGAAGAGGAGGCACTCAGCAGCACAGGGCTGGTGGCCCGGCCGGACTGGGGGGAACTCTGCTGCCAGCCCTTAGCAGCCAGCCGCATCGAGGACGATTTCATCTGGTTGATCCAGCTGGGGGTGCTGCGCCGGGAAGTGGATGGCCAGGGGCTCACCGAACGGGTTCGGCTCACACCGATGGGGCGCGAGTGCCTGAGTTGCTGGACCGGGGCCATCCCCAGGGCGTCGCTACCGCAACGGCTGCATCACTGGCTGAGGCGCTATCGACCGAGGCTGTGA
- a CDS encoding type II toxin-antitoxin system death-on-curing family toxin — translation MSNTAEPRWVPSVAVEAIHRQQTLEHGGLQGLRNQTALDSALARPQQRWSDRELHTIPQLAAAYAEAIVRAHPFSDGNKRSGFLVAVVFLGLNGFSFQASNESVVLMIQRLAAGELPWEELEAWFAGNSVVAP, via the coding sequence TTGAGCAACACAGCGGAACCTCGCTGGGTCCCCAGCGTTGCCGTTGAGGCCATCCACCGGCAACAAACCCTCGAGCACGGAGGGCTCCAGGGTCTCAGAAACCAGACCGCCCTGGATTCCGCACTCGCCAGACCGCAGCAGCGCTGGAGCGACAGGGAACTGCACACCATCCCGCAACTGGCAGCGGCCTACGCGGAGGCGATCGTGCGGGCACACCCGTTCAGTGACGGGAACAAACGCAGCGGCTTCCTCGTCGCCGTGGTGTTTCTCGGTCTGAACGGGTTCAGCTTTCAGGCCAGCAATGAGAGCGTGGTGTTGATGATTCAGCGATTGGCAGCTGGTGAGCTGCCCTGGGAAGAGCTTGAGGCGTGGTTTGCAGGCAACAGCGTGGTCGCACCATGA
- a CDS encoding response regulator transcription factor gives MKLLVVEDDPVIRGAICDLIRHWGHAADDAADGAMGWSMLQDAVYDLVILDLNLPRMDGLEVCRRLRQSSLHQPLVLMLTARDTSADTVAGLDHGADDYIVKPFDPELLRARVTALLRRASRPLTQELAWGALLLDRDQRTAWYAGADLQLTPKEHLLLEALLQAQGKTCSKEQLLNAAWGWSDTPGEESVKTHVKNIRSKLAARGAPSDFVETVYGVGFRMNGLHSA, from the coding sequence ATGAAGCTTCTTGTCGTCGAAGATGACCCTGTGATCAGGGGTGCGATCTGCGATCTCATTCGCCATTGGGGTCATGCGGCCGATGATGCAGCCGACGGGGCGATGGGGTGGTCGATGCTTCAAGACGCCGTTTACGACTTGGTGATCCTCGATCTCAACCTGCCTCGGATGGATGGACTTGAGGTTTGTCGTCGCTTGCGTCAATCCTCCTTGCATCAGCCTTTGGTGCTGATGCTCACGGCACGGGATACCAGTGCCGACACGGTGGCGGGTCTCGATCATGGAGCTGATGATTACATCGTCAAGCCTTTTGATCCCGAGTTGCTGAGGGCCAGGGTCACAGCGCTATTGCGGAGGGCGAGTCGACCCCTGACCCAGGAGTTGGCCTGGGGCGCCTTGCTGCTCGATCGCGACCAACGCACGGCTTGGTATGCCGGCGCTGATCTTCAACTCACTCCCAAGGAGCACCTGTTGTTGGAGGCGTTGCTTCAGGCGCAAGGCAAAACCTGTTCCAAAGAGCAGTTGTTGAATGCGGCATGGGGCTGGTCGGACACGCCCGGTGAAGAAAGTGTGAAAACCCATGTCAAGAACATTCGCAGCAAGCTTGCTGCGCGAGGAGCCCCGAGCGATTTTGTGGAGACTGTCTATGGCGTGGGCTTTCGCATGAATGGCCTCCATTCAGCCTGA
- a CDS encoding 2Fe-2S iron-sulfur cluster-binding protein, whose protein sequence is MNEVLIQWPNGQQSRCRPGTDWLQAAREAGVSIPTGCLGGSCGACELDVNGTTIRACIATVPASASGRLTVELATDPYW, encoded by the coding sequence ATGAACGAGGTGTTGATCCAGTGGCCCAATGGGCAGCAGAGCCGCTGCAGGCCCGGAACGGATTGGCTGCAGGCGGCTCGCGAGGCCGGCGTCTCGATCCCCACGGGCTGTCTGGGCGGTAGCTGCGGCGCCTGCGAACTCGACGTGAATGGCACCACCATCCGCGCCTGCATCGCCACCGTTCCTGCGTCAGCATCAGGTCGCCTCACGGTGGAGCTGGCCACCGATCCCTACTGGTGA
- a CDS encoding S8 family serine peptidase — translation MQNLLEFLNQHVQRHKKLHLLDRHRPSTPEIELSQHTTSEAPQAHYVFFEGPSSSTSLTSRSASALQAAGIDVSPSAFYGAINGFSIRLTPQQADALRLIPGISSVEVDQPFPLSPPVDTRPVDPFTHVEAIEPNQAIGLDHFWVNRHINQPGQRIRGLYGIVLSALPSYGDGKASSGEVLPYGVKAVWGGVDVSAKGNIGTGTYAFVIDSGVLNTTGDLNINAAWSKSWISGESALTDGNGHGTHVAGTIAALANGNGVVGVAPGAEVISLKVFDSSGGGASYSTIIDAINYATQVINSNGLDKSKVVINMSLGGGYSAGLDKAVKNAADQGIRFAIAAGNSGDDADFYSPASAGDHANVYTVSAVDNVYQMPWWSNWDDSSGGDDVDVAAPGVGVYSYYQGGQMAYLSGTSMAAPHVAGLLLMGSVEYGGMVKAANGGVADPFALIQSDSEAPTEPDPTPDPEPTPPPNVDGHLYLGAATGGSTINISNQSGSIEQSSLEAQLGLKAGVLDTNLKGTQKAVDATEGSAFQASGTGKAGDTITFTFDFNTTDALPYADYAFYAINQNVYSLASLGIDTTDGGGKKGGFTYTLSGKDFGGKTSGSFKFSLGVVDAVDNAFDSLLRIGAFAINSSADSSKGQSIFGNAGSDLMLGGDLDDTFYGYSGNDTINGGSGRDTAQFSSRSNRINLNTTRWQNTGDGRDRLISIENVNAGSGNDVITGSRTHNTLNGQSGNDWLYGNLGNDIINGGSGRDTAQFSSLSNRINLNTNRWQNTGDGRDRLISIENVNAGSGNDVITGNRARNTLNGDAGNDRLYGGGGNDLLIGGGGKDRVWGQGGRDTFRIVRGVGYTIIEDFQDGKDRIQLGSGSAGLRLANRGDDVLLYQRNDLMAVVEDAAGDLRLRGGYLV, via the coding sequence ATGCAAAACCTTCTCGAGTTCCTCAACCAACACGTGCAACGGCACAAAAAACTGCACTTGCTTGATCGGCATCGACCATCAACACCAGAGATTGAACTCAGCCAGCACACAACAAGCGAAGCACCCCAAGCGCATTACGTTTTCTTTGAAGGCCCATCATCCAGCACCAGTCTGACTAGCCGCTCGGCTTCAGCGCTTCAAGCAGCAGGAATAGACGTCTCCCCTTCGGCCTTCTATGGTGCCATCAATGGGTTCAGCATCCGGCTCACCCCACAGCAGGCCGATGCATTAAGGCTAATCCCAGGCATCAGCAGCGTTGAGGTTGACCAACCATTCCCACTAAGCCCACCAGTCGATACAAGGCCTGTTGATCCATTCACACATGTCGAAGCAATCGAGCCGAATCAAGCCATCGGACTCGATCACTTTTGGGTAAACCGCCACATCAACCAACCTGGTCAAAGAATCCGAGGGCTATACGGCATTGTGCTGAGTGCATTGCCCAGCTATGGCGACGGCAAGGCCAGCAGCGGCGAAGTACTGCCCTATGGCGTAAAAGCGGTCTGGGGAGGTGTGGATGTTTCCGCCAAGGGCAACATCGGTACCGGTACCTACGCCTTTGTAATCGATTCTGGTGTGCTCAACACCACCGGTGATCTGAACATCAACGCCGCATGGTCAAAAAGCTGGATCAGCGGTGAAAGCGCACTAACCGATGGCAACGGCCACGGCACTCATGTGGCCGGCACGATTGCGGCGCTGGCGAATGGCAACGGCGTGGTCGGGGTAGCGCCAGGCGCGGAAGTGATCTCCCTGAAAGTCTTCGACAGCAGTGGCGGTGGGGCCAGCTATAGCACGATTATCGATGCTATTAACTACGCAACCCAAGTTATTAACAGCAACGGCTTGGATAAGTCGAAGGTGGTGATCAACATGAGCCTTGGAGGTGGCTACAGCGCTGGCCTCGATAAAGCTGTTAAGAATGCCGCCGACCAGGGCATTAGATTCGCAATCGCGGCTGGCAATAGTGGTGACGATGCAGATTTTTATTCACCGGCAAGCGCTGGGGATCACGCGAACGTTTATACGGTTTCGGCCGTCGACAACGTCTACCAGATGCCCTGGTGGTCGAACTGGGACGACAGCAGCGGTGGCGATGATGTGGATGTGGCCGCGCCCGGAGTAGGGGTCTATTCCTATTACCAAGGTGGCCAAATGGCCTACCTAAGTGGCACCTCAATGGCTGCTCCCCATGTCGCGGGCCTGCTGCTGATGGGATCCGTCGAATATGGAGGCATGGTCAAGGCAGCGAATGGTGGCGTTGCCGATCCATTTGCTCTGATTCAAAGCGATAGCGAGGCACCAACAGAGCCAGATCCCACTCCCGATCCTGAACCCACACCACCTCCAAACGTCGACGGCCATCTCTATCTCGGCGCGGCAACTGGCGGAAGCACGATCAACATCTCCAACCAGTCCGGCTCTATTGAGCAAAGCAGCCTCGAAGCCCAACTCGGGCTGAAAGCAGGTGTACTTGACACCAATCTCAAAGGCACGCAAAAAGCGGTCGATGCCACAGAGGGATCAGCATTTCAGGCCAGCGGAACCGGCAAAGCAGGTGACACCATCACCTTTACCTTTGACTTCAACACAACAGATGCACTGCCGTACGCAGACTATGCCTTTTATGCGATTAATCAAAATGTTTACAGCCTTGCATCCTTAGGTATCGACACGACAGACGGAGGCGGCAAAAAAGGCGGCTTCACTTACACGCTGAGCGGGAAGGATTTTGGCGGAAAAACATCAGGATCCTTCAAGTTCTCTCTTGGTGTTGTCGATGCGGTCGACAATGCGTTCGACTCTCTACTCAGGATCGGAGCATTCGCGATCAACAGCTCAGCGGACAGTAGCAAAGGTCAATCAATCTTTGGAAATGCTGGAAGCGATTTGATGCTCGGCGGCGATCTCGATGACACCTTCTATGGATATTCGGGTAACGACACCATCAACGGCGGCTCAGGGCGCGACACCGCTCAGTTCTCCTCGCGTTCCAATCGCATCAACCTCAACACCACCCGCTGGCAAAACACCGGTGATGGCAGAGATCGACTCATCTCCATCGAGAACGTCAACGCTGGTTCTGGCAATGATGTGATCACTGGCAGTCGTACTCATAACACCCTCAATGGTCAAAGCGGAAACGACTGGCTTTACGGCAACCTCGGTAACGACATCATCAACGGCGGCTCAGGGCGCGACACCGCTCAGTTCTCCTCGCTTTCCAATCGTATCAACCTCAACACCAACCGCTGGCAAAACACCGGTGATGGCAGAGATCGACTCATCTCCATCGAGAATGTCAATGCTGGTTCTGGCAATGATGTGATTACTGGCAACAGAGCCAGAAACACCCTCAATGGTGATGCGGGCAATGACCGCCTCTACGGAGGAGGTGGTAACGATCTCCTCATCGGTGGCGGCGGCAAAGACAGGGTTTGGGGGCAAGGTGGTCGAGATACTTTCCGGATTGTTCGAGGTGTTGGATACACTATTATTGAAGACTTTCAAGACGGGAAAGACCGTATTCAGTTAGGGTCTGGGAGTGCCGGTCTAAGGCTTGCCAATCGTGGAGATGATGTGTTGCTTTATCAACGTAATGACCTAATGGCTGTCGTAGAAGATGCTGCCGGTGATCTGCGGTTGAGGGGCGGTTATCTTGTCTAG
- a CDS encoding EamA family transporter: MGWLAGLIAALAWTLASSLWRGLATSLTALQLNGLKNGIACLLLLPVLLTLPWMQQPAGLVLLLLSGGVGIALGDSFYLAALRRLGTRRTLTVESLAPIAAAIGGVVGLGEQLPHQAWIGAALVTVSVLVVARQGPPDATVPRDQSATSQRLGLICAVLAVLCGVSGAALSRSVLTQSDLTPLQSAATRLLGGLVLLLPWLRFNTPFARPRPRRARWPRVLLATLLGTNLGILLQQVVLQRLPLGLGVTLLSTAPVMALLVAGAEGDHPRLGGVLASLLAVSGVALAVLS, encoded by the coding sequence ATGGGGTGGCTCGCGGGGCTGATCGCCGCCCTGGCCTGGACCTTGGCCAGCAGTCTGTGGCGCGGCCTGGCCACCTCCCTCACCGCCCTGCAGCTGAATGGACTCAAAAACGGCATCGCCTGCCTGCTGCTGCTGCCCGTGCTGCTGACCCTGCCCTGGATGCAGCAGCCCGCAGGCTTGGTGTTGCTGCTGCTTAGCGGCGGGGTGGGCATCGCCCTCGGCGACAGCTTCTACCTCGCTGCCCTGCGCCGTCTCGGCACCCGCCGCACCCTCACGGTGGAATCCCTGGCACCGATCGCTGCCGCCATCGGCGGGGTGGTGGGCCTGGGTGAGCAACTGCCCCATCAGGCCTGGATCGGCGCCGCCCTGGTGACGGTGTCAGTGCTGGTGGTGGCGCGTCAGGGCCCACCTGATGCGACGGTGCCGCGCGATCAATCGGCGACGAGCCAGCGCCTGGGCTTGATCTGCGCTGTGCTGGCGGTGCTCTGCGGCGTCAGCGGCGCCGCCCTCTCACGCAGCGTGCTGACCCAGAGCGATCTGACCCCATTGCAGAGTGCTGCGACCCGCCTGTTGGGTGGATTGGTGCTGCTGCTGCCCTGGCTGCGCTTCAACACCCCCTTCGCCAGGCCACGCCCCCGCCGCGCCCGCTGGCCCAGGGTGCTGCTGGCGACGCTGCTGGGCACCAACTTAGGCATCCTGCTGCAACAGGTGGTGCTGCAACGGCTGCCGCTGGGCCTTGGGGTGACCCTCTTGAGCACTGCTCCGGTGATGGCCCTGCTGGTGGCAGGGGCCGAGGGCGACCACCCCAGGCTGGGCGGTGTGCTCGCCTCCCTGCTGGCTGTCTCTGGGGTTGCCCTCGCCGTTCTCAGCTGA
- a CDS encoding chloride channel protein, with product MTQTSTTHSLLLGSLRALGAGAAGGALAALVVMVTLQLQGWIWGRAVLQGLPSAQGLSWCLLWGGGIGLLIALLQRRRAGSRLPEMHETLSELRHPEGLQTRHGSRQLLGGALALIGGGSLGPEALMTRLVAVASHSIWRGADRDLIAAAMAGSLGLFRSPLLGGAALAGRRWQLLWRWLPATLGGMAGFVVFDGLSDLGGGLHGVPYDWPTDQEQRLSALAAALLAGLVGGVCGLLLKRWRGWLQRLNLVERCWWCPVITGLVLGVCLWALPLAPFSGEEQLRPLVLGHWQLGPSLLVASGLVKLLLVGGCLETGWRGGQFFPVILASSAIGMGLHQLLPAIGGLESWCSGAVGGSLGSLLASPLLGLILGLTLLQGHGAGALVIGLLVGTMLQTKR from the coding sequence GTGACGCAGACCTCCACCACCCATTCCCTGCTGCTGGGCAGCCTGCGCGCCCTGGGCGCCGGGGCCGCCGGCGGCGCCCTCGCGGCCCTGGTGGTGATGGTCACCCTGCAACTTCAGGGCTGGATCTGGGGCCGTGCCGTCTTGCAGGGATTGCCGAGTGCGCAGGGCCTGAGCTGGTGTCTGCTCTGGGGCGGGGGCATCGGTCTGCTGATCGCCCTCCTGCAACGACGACGGGCCGGTAGCCGTCTGCCGGAGATGCATGAAACTCTCAGCGAACTGCGCCATCCCGAAGGCCTGCAGACCCGCCATGGCAGCAGGCAATTGCTTGGCGGCGCCCTCGCCCTGATCGGTGGTGGCAGCCTCGGACCGGAGGCGTTGATGACGCGTCTCGTGGCTGTCGCCAGCCATAGCATCTGGCGCGGCGCCGATCGGGATCTGATCGCTGCCGCCATGGCCGGCAGTCTTGGCTTGTTTCGCTCACCGTTGCTGGGTGGGGCCGCCCTGGCCGGGCGCCGCTGGCAGCTGCTCTGGCGCTGGCTTCCCGCCACCCTCGGCGGGATGGCCGGCTTTGTGGTGTTTGATGGCCTCAGCGATCTGGGCGGTGGGCTGCACGGCGTGCCCTACGACTGGCCGACCGATCAGGAGCAACGGCTCAGCGCCCTGGCCGCCGCGCTGCTCGCCGGGCTGGTGGGTGGCGTCTGCGGCCTGCTCCTGAAGCGCTGGCGCGGTTGGTTGCAGCGGCTCAATCTTGTGGAGCGCTGCTGGTGGTGTCCTGTGATCACCGGGCTGGTGCTGGGGGTCTGTCTGTGGGCCCTGCCTCTCGCCCCCTTCTCCGGGGAGGAACAACTTCGACCGCTGGTGCTGGGCCACTGGCAACTCGGCCCCTCGCTGCTGGTGGCCTCCGGCCTGGTGAAACTGCTGCTGGTGGGAGGCTGCCTGGAAACCGGTTGGCGTGGCGGCCAGTTCTTTCCGGTGATCCTGGCCAGCAGTGCGATCGGCATGGGCCTGCACCAGCTGCTGCCTGCAATCGGCGGCCTGGAGAGCTGGTGTTCCGGCGCCGTGGGGGGCAGCCTGGGCAGCCTGCTCGCCTCACCCCTGTTGGGATTGATCCTGGGGCTCACGCTGCTGCAGGGTCATGGCGCCGGCGCTCTGGTGATCGGTCTGCTGGTGGGAACGATGCTGCAGACCAAGCGCTGA
- a CDS encoding MBL fold metallo-hydrolase, translating to MTTDQATYFGANGWLLEIGGLRVLVDPWLRGDLVFPPGPWLLKGELPQERPIPEALNLLLLTQGLADHAHPDTLKLLPKTLPVVASPAAARVAQRLGFSSITSLRSGEHTCVGELSIQATAGAAVPMVENGYLLDWPQGSLYLEPHGVLDPTLPKRAVDTVITPVVDLGLPLLGDFITGAKVLPALMQRFQPQRVLASTTGGDVRFSGLISGLLQGSEKTDAMPTWLEGCQVVVPNPGIAIPLTHSATKASAAG from the coding sequence GTGACGACAGATCAAGCAACCTATTTCGGAGCCAACGGCTGGTTGCTGGAAATCGGCGGCCTGCGGGTGCTGGTGGATCCCTGGCTGCGCGGTGATCTGGTGTTTCCGCCAGGCCCCTGGCTGCTCAAAGGAGAGCTACCTCAGGAACGGCCGATCCCCGAGGCACTCAATCTGCTGCTACTCACCCAGGGCCTGGCAGATCATGCCCATCCCGACACGCTGAAGCTGCTGCCGAAGACCCTCCCTGTCGTGGCATCACCAGCGGCAGCGCGGGTGGCCCAGCGTCTCGGCTTCAGCTCCATCACCAGCCTGCGCTCGGGCGAGCACACCTGCGTGGGAGAGCTCTCGATCCAGGCCACGGCCGGTGCTGCGGTGCCAATGGTGGAAAACGGCTACTTGCTCGATTGGCCTCAGGGGTCGCTCTACCTCGAGCCCCATGGCGTGCTCGATCCCACGCTGCCGAAGCGGGCGGTCGACACGGTGATCACGCCGGTGGTGGATCTGGGCCTGCCCCTGCTGGGTGACTTCATCACCGGCGCCAAAGTACTGCCCGCACTGATGCAGCGATTCCAGCCGCAGCGTGTACTCGCCAGCACCACCGGCGGCGATGTGCGCTTCAGTGGCCTGATTAGCGGTCTGTTGCAAGGGAGTGAAAAGACCGACGCCATGCCGACATGGTTGGAGGGATGCCAAGTGGTGGTGCCGAATCCAGGCATCGCAATCCCGCTGACGCACTCGGCGACGAAAGCATCAGCGGCGGGGTAA
- a CDS encoding HAMP domain-containing sensor histidine kinase — MASIQPDLTLIRWRLTGRFGVIVGIVLLVFGGVVYAQVADARRGLLREQLNQLASAATSQMPLILHETEEYTSMPQLHHEWASQGVLDTEGLNLQHKRIEWLDVDLQPLDTYGRFQPKGAALIPRRDRRQQRVIQLENGLALWQPVFLRVGQDAGVKLRGYVSVALSSASSDDELARLRGGLLIGALAAAVISALASQWMVATSLRPIRDQIQRLTQFTADASHELRHPLTAIRATIGSLVQGAELQGCAPVVQERIHTIDQATERMSHLVQDLLLLARLDRAVQNRHDWRVFDLADLLDDLVQLYASTAEQAGLTLQLRATSLKIFGQPDRLHQLFTNLIVNALRFTPEGGYVVLSMQRSGRLGQVSVEDSGPGIAPEYRALVFERFWQADPSRAESGTGLGLAISLGIAEAHGGTLRACASTLGGCRMVVELPLA, encoded by the coding sequence ATGGCCTCCATTCAGCCTGATCTGACCCTGATCCGATGGCGTCTCACAGGACGCTTTGGTGTGATTGTGGGCATTGTGCTGCTGGTCTTCGGTGGCGTTGTGTATGCACAAGTCGCTGATGCACGTCGGGGTTTATTGCGCGAACAGCTCAATCAGCTGGCCTCTGCGGCGACCTCACAGATGCCCTTGATCCTCCATGAAACGGAGGAATACACCTCGATGCCGCAACTCCATCATGAATGGGCCAGTCAGGGTGTTCTTGATACGGAGGGGCTCAATCTGCAGCACAAGCGGATTGAGTGGTTGGATGTTGATCTGCAGCCATTAGATACGTATGGCCGTTTTCAACCCAAAGGAGCTGCACTGATTCCCCGCCGTGATCGTCGCCAACAACGCGTGATCCAGCTTGAGAATGGCCTTGCCCTTTGGCAGCCGGTTTTCCTCCGTGTTGGCCAAGACGCCGGTGTGAAACTGCGTGGTTATGTCAGCGTGGCCCTGTCCTCCGCGAGCTCTGATGACGAATTGGCGCGTTTACGTGGTGGTTTGTTGATTGGTGCTCTCGCTGCGGCAGTGATCTCCGCTTTGGCGTCGCAATGGATGGTCGCCACATCGTTGCGCCCGATTCGCGATCAGATTCAACGGCTCACGCAATTCACGGCTGATGCTTCCCACGAATTGCGTCATCCCCTCACCGCAATTCGTGCCACGATCGGCAGTTTGGTTCAAGGTGCTGAATTGCAGGGATGTGCTCCTGTCGTGCAGGAGCGGATTCACACCATTGATCAGGCGACTGAGAGGATGAGTCACCTGGTGCAAGACCTGTTGCTGCTGGCACGGCTGGATCGTGCTGTGCAGAACCGTCACGATTGGCGGGTCTTTGATCTTGCTGATCTACTGGATGACCTTGTGCAGTTGTATGCATCCACTGCGGAACAGGCTGGTCTCACATTGCAGTTGCGTGCAACGTCTCTAAAGATTTTCGGTCAACCGGATCGACTCCACCAGCTGTTCACCAATTTGATCGTCAATGCTCTCCGCTTCACCCCTGAAGGCGGATATGTGGTGCTGTCGATGCAACGCTCTGGCCGTTTGGGGCAAGTGAGCGTGGAGGATTCGGGGCCAGGTATTGCACCAGAGTATCGAGCCCTGGTGTTTGAGCGCTTCTGGCAGGCTGATCCCTCACGAGCCGAGAGTGGCACTGGGCTTGGCTTGGCGATCAGTCTGGGAATCGCTGAAGCCCATGGCGGCACGCTCCGCGCTTGTGCGTCAACGCTTGGGGGGTGTCGGATGGTTGTCGAGCTGCCTCTGGCCTGA